One window of the Capnocytophaga haemolytica genome contains the following:
- the gyrB gene encoding DNA topoisomerase (ATP-hydrolyzing) subunit B yields the protein MSEELNQNQYSADNIQSLEGMEHVRMRPSMYIGDVGTRGLHHLVYEVLDNSIDEALAGYCDTISVSINEDNSITVIDNGRGIPVDIHKKEGVSALEVVMTKIGAGGKFDKGSYKVSGGLHGVGVSCVNALSIHLTATVYRDGKVWQQEYSQGKPLYPVKQVGDTDKRGTEVTFLPDPAIFEQTTEFKYDVLAARIRELAYLNKGITITLTDLRNKDEKGNYISEKFYSEDGLKEFVKFLDGNRVPIISKVIGMEGEKNGIPVEVAMTYNDSFNENLYSYVNNINTTEGGTHLQGFRMGLTRTLKAYADKSGMLEKLSKDKKNPVEILGDDFREGLTAVISVKVAEPQFEGQTKTKLGNREVTSAVSQAVSDMLEAYLEENPNDAKTIVEKVILAAQARQAARKAREMVQRKSVMSSGGLPGKLADCSEEDPTKCELFLVEGDSAGGTAKQGRDKNIQAILPLKGKILNVEKTMQHKVFDNDEIKNIYTALGVTVGTEEDSKALNLSKLRYHKVIIMCDADVDGSHITTLILTFFYRYMRELIEKEHVYIATPPLYLVKKGKREEYAWTEKERDTLSTDMGQGATIQRYKGLGEMNDHQLWDTTMDPEHRTLRKVTIDNATEADRIFSMLMGDEVPPRREFIEKNAKYAKIDA from the coding sequence ATGAGTGAAGAACTAAATCAGAATCAGTATTCGGCGGATAATATCCAGTCGTTGGAAGGAATGGAACACGTGCGTATGCGCCCCTCAATGTATATCGGTGATGTGGGCACACGCGGGCTGCACCACCTTGTATATGAGGTGCTTGACAACTCAATCGACGAGGCACTGGCAGGCTATTGCGACACCATTTCAGTAAGCATCAATGAAGATAATTCAATCACCGTAATAGATAACGGACGCGGTATTCCTGTGGATATCCACAAGAAGGAAGGCGTCTCAGCCTTAGAGGTCGTGATGACTAAGATCGGGGCTGGTGGTAAGTTTGACAAAGGCTCGTACAAGGTATCGGGCGGGTTGCACGGTGTAGGCGTATCGTGTGTGAATGCCCTCTCTATCCACCTGACAGCCACTGTGTACCGCGACGGCAAAGTGTGGCAGCAAGAGTACTCACAGGGCAAGCCGCTTTACCCCGTAAAGCAAGTGGGCGATACCGATAAGCGCGGTACCGAAGTAACCTTCCTGCCCGACCCAGCCATATTCGAGCAAACCACAGAATTTAAATACGATGTGCTAGCAGCGCGCATTCGCGAGTTGGCATACCTAAACAAGGGCATCACCATCACCCTTACTGACCTTCGCAATAAGGACGAAAAGGGCAACTACATCTCTGAGAAGTTCTACTCAGAAGACGGATTGAAGGAGTTCGTCAAGTTCTTAGATGGCAACCGTGTGCCTATCATCTCCAAGGTGATAGGTATGGAAGGTGAGAAGAACGGTATCCCTGTGGAAGTAGCGATGACTTACAACGATTCTTTCAACGAGAACCTTTACTCGTACGTCAATAACATCAACACTACTGAGGGGGGTACGCACCTGCAAGGCTTCCGTATGGGGCTGACGCGCACACTGAAAGCATACGCCGATAAGTCGGGAATGCTGGAAAAATTGAGTAAGGACAAGAAGAACCCAGTGGAGATCTTAGGGGATGACTTCCGCGAAGGGCTTACAGCGGTGATCTCAGTAAAGGTTGCTGAACCACAGTTTGAAGGGCAGACTAAGACCAAGCTCGGTAACCGCGAAGTAACCTCGGCAGTCTCACAGGCAGTATCGGATATGCTGGAGGCTTACTTAGAGGAAAACCCTAACGACGCTAAGACTATCGTTGAGAAGGTAATCCTCGCAGCCCAAGCACGACAAGCAGCACGCAAAGCTCGTGAGATGGTGCAACGCAAGAGCGTGATGAGCAGCGGCGGGCTGCCTGGTAAGTTGGCTGACTGCTCCGAAGAAGACCCAACCAAGTGCGAGCTATTCCTTGTGGAAGGGGACTCAGCGGGAGGTACTGCCAAGCAAGGGCGCGATAAGAATATCCAAGCGATATTACCCCTCAAAGGTAAGATTCTAAACGTTGAGAAAACAATGCAGCACAAGGTGTTCGACAATGATGAGATTAAGAACATCTACACAGCGCTGGGGGTAACCGTAGGTACCGAAGAGGATTCAAAGGCGCTAAATCTGAGCAAGCTGCGTTATCACAAAGTGATTATTATGTGTGATGCCGACGTCGATGGATCGCACATTACCACACTGATACTAACGTTCTTCTACCGATATATGCGCGAGCTTATCGAGAAGGAGCACGTCTACATCGCTACACCACCGCTCTACTTGGTTAAGAAAGGCAAACGCGAAGAATACGCTTGGACGGAAAAAGAGCGCGATACCCTCTCAACTGATATGGGGCAAGGAGCTACCATACAGCGCTATAAAGGGTTGGGTGAGATGAACGACCACCAGCTGTGGGATACCACTATGGACCCCGAGCACCGCACATTGCGCAAGGTAACCATCGACAACGCTACCGAAGCAGACCGCATCTTCTCAATGCTAATGGGCGATGAGGTACCACCACGCCGTGAGTTCATCGAGAAGAACGCTAAATATGCTAAGATAGACGCCTAA
- a CDS encoding Txe/YoeB family addiction module toxin, translated as MSTKNIYEIDFSIEEAKDDIARHQAAGNLKLIVKIDTFLDEIELHPLTGTGKPERLKGYGDRVVYSRRINDAHRLVYEVIEEEKKVRLLSAWGHYNDK; from the coding sequence ATGAGTACAAAAAACATCTATGAAATTGACTTCTCCATAGAAGAAGCAAAGGATGATATTGCGAGACACCAAGCAGCAGGAAACCTTAAACTGATTGTTAAGATAGACACCTTCCTTGATGAGATAGAATTGCATCCTTTAACAGGCACAGGCAAACCTGAACGCTTAAAAGGCTATGGAGATCGTGTAGTATACTCGCGCCGCATTAATGACGCACATCGGTTAGTATACGAAGTGATTGAAGAAGAGAAGAAAGTAAGATTACTCTCAGCGTGGGGACACTACAACGATAAATAA
- a CDS encoding cellulase family glycosylhydrolase: MKKFITLLMLCSLAFTACDNKDNKDTPDNPDPEVPAPKPLPPTPPVPPAQQTEPPRSRGFMVSRAEHITAKDLSDARSWGANLIRLQLTPASYAVEKVHTSDVFAALPAYFDNVIIKRIQEAESVGMRVLLDLHQAPITVGGKAPTVDYEKTEEFWNSPNTKASFIKFWQMIAERLKDAKYNNVIWGYDLYNEAAIGTNWAPSQQWMNMADDIVAAIRKIDSDVWVVYQPGTSISRWADVKPLKDKRVVYSYHYYAPSGFTHQGVQGRDKSETFYLNPTTRAEALKKIRANIYPGKLKESWEQPSQARYWDKNTMIQFLEPFDKFVREHKVPALIGEFSVICWSDVPSSTKWLKDAMEVFESKGYSWCYHAFREWQAWSLEQPEGPDNFWAKGENMPAPSKTETQRAKVVKAGLKKNY; this comes from the coding sequence ATGAAAAAGTTTATTACACTATTAATGCTTTGTTCACTTGCATTTACTGCTTGTGACAATAAGGACAACAAGGACACTCCTGACAATCCAGATCCTGAGGTGCCAGCGCCTAAACCACTGCCGCCAACACCTCCAGTGCCTCCTGCTCAGCAGACAGAGCCTCCAAGAAGTCGCGGGTTTATGGTATCAAGAGCGGAACATATCACTGCAAAAGACCTCAGCGATGCACGAAGCTGGGGTGCTAACTTGATACGCTTGCAACTGACTCCTGCGAGCTATGCCGTAGAGAAAGTTCATACCTCTGATGTATTTGCAGCGCTACCCGCTTACTTTGACAACGTAATCATAAAACGTATTCAAGAAGCTGAAAGTGTAGGTATGCGTGTGCTGTTAGACCTTCACCAAGCTCCTATAACTGTTGGTGGCAAGGCACCTACTGTTGACTATGAGAAGACCGAAGAGTTTTGGAACAGTCCCAACACCAAAGCTTCGTTTATCAAGTTTTGGCAAATGATAGCCGAAAGGCTCAAAGATGCCAAATACAACAATGTGATATGGGGGTACGACCTTTACAATGAGGCAGCTATAGGCACCAATTGGGCACCTTCGCAGCAATGGATGAATATGGCAGACGACATTGTTGCTGCTATCCGTAAGATTGACAGCGACGTATGGGTGGTATATCAACCTGGTACAAGTATTAGCCGTTGGGCAGATGTAAAACCATTGAAGGACAAGCGCGTGGTGTACAGCTATCACTACTATGCACCATCAGGGTTTACACACCAAGGGGTTCAAGGGAGAGATAAATCCGAGACTTTCTATCTGAACCCTACAACACGTGCTGAGGCTTTAAAGAAAATACGCGCTAATATCTACCCTGGTAAACTCAAAGAGAGCTGGGAGCAACCAAGCCAAGCTCGTTATTGGGATAAGAACACTATGATTCAGTTTTTAGAGCCTTTTGACAAATTCGTAAGAGAACACAAAGTGCCCGCCCTCATCGGAGAGTTTAGTGTGATTTGCTGGAGCGACGTTCCTTCGTCAACCAAATGGCTTAAAGACGCTATGGAGGTATTTGAAAGCAAAGGCTATTCGTGGTGCTATCACGCTTTCAGAGAATGGCAAGCGTGGAGCTTAGAGCAACCCGAAGGTCCTGATAACTTCTGGGCTAAGGGAGAAAATATGCCAGCACCTTCAAAAACAGAAACCCAAAGAGCCAAAGTTGTAAAGGCTGGACTTAAGAAAAACTATTAA
- the hemA gene encoding glutamyl-tRNA reductase, which translates to MNPEHISKSKSFYCVGLSYKKADATMRGLFSLSAEQKELLLEKAKASGIDELMVISTCNRTELYGYAEHPFQLIQQLCAFSKGTVEDFQEIGYIFKNREAIQHLFEVGTGLDSQILGDFEIISQIKQSFVLSRDKGLAKAFLERLINSVISASKRIKNETALSAGAASVSFAAVHYILHNVKEVSQKNILLFGVGKIGRNTCENLIKHTQNKHITLINRTREKAEQVAGKFSLIVKDFEDLNREIAQADVMVVATGASTPTVTKTLITQQKPLLILDLSIPKNVAEEVQELPNVTVIHLDTLSKLADDTIERRKKAIPDAMRIIEEMKAEFLQWLDRRKFAPTIQALKSKLEGLKLAEIDFQRKKIEGFNEQQAELISNRIIQKITTQFVNHLKEAQDMEESVNWLQQVFQLEVAENG; encoded by the coding sequence ATGAATCCTGAACATATTTCAAAGAGTAAGAGCTTTTATTGCGTTGGGCTAAGCTACAAAAAGGCAGATGCTACAATGCGAGGTCTGTTTAGCCTTAGTGCTGAGCAGAAGGAATTGCTATTGGAGAAAGCAAAGGCAAGTGGCATTGATGAGCTGATGGTGATATCTACCTGCAATCGCACGGAACTTTACGGCTATGCAGAGCACCCTTTCCAACTGATACAGCAGCTATGCGCCTTCTCAAAAGGTACGGTTGAGGACTTTCAAGAGATTGGCTATATCTTTAAGAACCGTGAGGCTATTCAACATCTTTTTGAAGTAGGTACGGGCTTAGATAGCCAAATATTAGGTGACTTTGAGATCATTAGCCAGATAAAACAGAGTTTTGTGCTATCACGGGATAAGGGATTGGCAAAGGCATTTTTAGAACGCCTTATCAACAGCGTGATCAGTGCGAGCAAGCGTATTAAGAATGAGACAGCCCTCTCAGCAGGGGCAGCCTCAGTATCATTCGCAGCAGTGCACTACATTCTACATAATGTGAAGGAGGTTTCACAGAAGAATATACTGCTTTTTGGGGTGGGAAAAATAGGTCGCAACACTTGTGAAAACCTTATCAAACACACACAGAACAAGCACATTACCCTCATCAACCGCACACGCGAGAAGGCAGAGCAGGTGGCAGGTAAATTTAGTCTTATCGTAAAGGATTTTGAGGATCTGAATCGCGAGATCGCACAAGCTGACGTGATGGTAGTTGCCACAGGAGCTTCAACACCGACGGTTACTAAAACACTTATCACCCAACAGAAGCCGTTGCTCATCTTGGATTTATCCATCCCTAAGAACGTGGCAGAAGAGGTGCAAGAGCTACCTAATGTTACTGTAATTCACTTAGATACACTTTCGAAGCTCGCCGACGACACCATTGAGCGCCGTAAAAAAGCCATTCCTGATGCAATGCGCATCATCGAAGAGATGAAGGCTGAATTCCTGCAATGGCTCGACCGCAGAAAGTTTGCCCCTACAATCCAAGCGCTGAAATCAAAGCTCGAAGGCTTAAAGCTGGCTGAAATCGACTTCCAACGCAAAAAGATAGAGGGCTTTAACGAACAGCAGGCAGAGCTTATCAGCAATCGCATTATCCAGAAGATCACTACACAGTTCGTCAACCACCTCAAAGAGGCGCAAGATATGGAGGAGAGCGTGAATTGGTTACAACAAGTTTTTCAGTTAGAAGTTGCTGAGAACGGATAA
- the hemC gene encoding hydroxymethylbilane synthase — translation MRRIRIGTRDSELALWQAHTVQRQLEALGYQTEIVAVKSEGDIILDKPLYEMGIVGVFTKTLDIAMLQGQIDIAVHSMKDVPTTLPQGIVQGAVLKRANPHDILLYKSSADFAENTASVATIATSSLRRKAQWLHRFPLHTVENLRGNVNTRLQKLTDSTWDGAIFAAAGLERINKKPTNHLVLDWMLPAPAQGAMVVVVNEKDAYARKAVAQLNNPTTELCTEVERQFLKTLEGGCTAPIGAYAYFENNTIHFKGGLFSPDGKEAITVDETIESSKASEAGKHFATMVLANGGAAIIEQFNTQAK, via the coding sequence ATGAGACGAATTAGAATCGGCACCCGAGATAGTGAACTTGCTTTATGGCAGGCACATACTGTACAACGCCAGCTAGAAGCCTTAGGCTACCAGACTGAGATTGTAGCTGTAAAATCAGAAGGGGATATCATCTTAGATAAGCCTCTGTACGAGATGGGCATTGTGGGGGTTTTTACCAAAACCTTAGATATAGCAATGTTGCAAGGGCAGATTGACATTGCTGTACACAGTATGAAGGATGTGCCCACTACCCTACCCCAAGGCATTGTACAAGGGGCCGTGCTGAAGCGTGCCAATCCTCACGACATTTTACTTTACAAATCAAGTGCTGACTTTGCTGAAAACACTGCCTCAGTAGCTACTATTGCTACCAGCAGTTTGCGCAGGAAGGCACAGTGGCTGCATAGGTTTCCACTTCACACCGTAGAAAACTTGCGTGGGAATGTGAATACACGTCTACAAAAATTAACTGACAGCACGTGGGATGGCGCTATCTTTGCCGCAGCAGGCTTGGAACGCATCAATAAAAAACCTACGAACCATTTGGTTCTGGACTGGATGTTGCCAGCACCTGCACAAGGGGCAATGGTAGTAGTAGTAAATGAGAAAGATGCTTATGCCCGCAAGGCAGTAGCACAGCTCAACAACCCTACCACCGAACTCTGTACTGAGGTAGAAAGGCAATTCTTAAAGACCTTAGAAGGGGGATGTACTGCACCTATTGGAGCTTATGCCTACTTCGAAAACAACACCATTCACTTTAAAGGAGGCTTATTCTCTCCTGACGGGAAGGAGGCTATCACAGTAGACGAGACAATTGAAAGCAGTAAAGCCTCAGAGGCTGGAAAACACTTTGCCACAATGGTTTTAGCCAATGGAGGAGCAGCCATCATTGAGCAATTCAACACACAAGCAAAATAA
- a CDS encoding S8 family peptidase — protein sequence MKKSLLWVAAATLFVGCKSAMDIASASFDKAPTTLTKEGKKYTDEALKPWPHESLTTGFPGINLKGAYELLKGMKPQTVIVGVVDSGVDIDHEDLKNVVWTNTKEIPGNGIDDDKNGYVDDIHGWNFLGNIGAENTEMTRIVKSGNKKNPDYAKAKEAYDKDRKEAKEDKEQYEQLLQVVTFSDGILKNLLKKDVYTLEDVEKAAKGNKYDAYTSEAIAFMRQILGKTGNSAELKKELEQGLEHFNTKLDRHLNTKFSPRKDILKDDENDFSKKYYGDNNVKGPVLKDALHGTHVAGIIGAERNNGKGMNGVANKVLIMAVRAVPDGDEYDKDVALAIRYAVDNGAKVINTSFGKGYSPHKEWVYDAIKYAAAKDVLIVNAAGNDTKNIDLDKNATFPMDEINGKEFADNFLTVGALNYEYNDHLVAEFSNYGKRNVDVFAPGVKIYSTTPDNKYEFLQGTSMAAPEVAGLAALLRSYFPSLTAAQTKKVIMQSGVKVNMDVLIGDERGDAAPKKVPFADLSTTGTIVNARNAVILAAQLTKTKMKK from the coding sequence ATTAAAAAATCTCTCTTATGGGTTGCTGCGGCGACCTTATTTGTGGGCTGTAAGTCGGCTATGGACATAGCTTCAGCCTCTTTTGATAAAGCACCAACTACGCTTACCAAAGAAGGTAAGAAATACACTGACGAGGCACTAAAGCCTTGGCCTCACGAAAGCCTTACCACAGGTTTCCCAGGGATCAACCTCAAAGGGGCTTACGAACTGCTTAAAGGTATGAAGCCTCAGACAGTGATTGTGGGCGTAGTGGATTCGGGGGTGGATATTGACCACGAGGATTTGAAGAATGTGGTGTGGACAAATACTAAGGAAATCCCTGGCAATGGCATTGATGACGACAAGAACGGCTATGTGGACGATATCCACGGTTGGAACTTCTTGGGCAATATCGGGGCTGAAAACACAGAGATGACGCGCATCGTGAAATCGGGCAATAAGAAGAACCCTGATTATGCCAAAGCTAAAGAAGCCTACGACAAGGATCGCAAGGAGGCTAAGGAAGATAAGGAACAGTACGAACAGCTTTTGCAGGTGGTTACCTTCTCAGATGGCATTTTGAAAAACCTCCTCAAGAAGGATGTTTATACCCTCGAAGATGTTGAAAAGGCTGCCAAAGGCAATAAGTACGACGCTTACACCTCTGAGGCGATTGCTTTTATGCGCCAGATACTCGGCAAGACAGGCAATTCGGCAGAGCTCAAAAAGGAGTTAGAGCAAGGCTTAGAGCACTTTAATACGAAGTTAGACCGCCACTTAAACACGAAGTTCAGTCCGCGTAAGGACATCTTAAAGGACGACGAGAATGATTTCAGCAAGAAATACTACGGCGACAACAATGTGAAGGGTCCTGTGCTTAAGGATGCTCTCCACGGCACGCACGTTGCAGGCATCATCGGTGCTGAGCGCAATAACGGCAAGGGGATGAATGGAGTAGCTAACAAGGTGCTCATTATGGCAGTGCGTGCAGTGCCTGACGGCGATGAGTACGATAAGGATGTGGCACTTGCAATCCGTTACGCTGTGGACAACGGTGCTAAGGTAATCAACACCAGCTTTGGCAAGGGCTATTCACCTCATAAGGAATGGGTGTACGACGCTATTAAATACGCCGCTGCTAAGGATGTGCTTATCGTGAATGCTGCGGGCAACGATACGAAGAACATCGACTTGGATAAGAATGCGACCTTCCCGATGGACGAGATCAACGGCAAGGAATTTGCGGATAACTTCCTCACCGTAGGGGCATTGAACTACGAGTATAACGACCATTTGGTGGCTGAGTTTTCTAACTACGGCAAGCGCAACGTAGATGTGTTTGCCCCAGGGGTGAAGATTTACTCTACCACACCTGATAACAAATACGAGTTTTTGCAGGGTACTTCAATGGCGGCACCTGAGGTAGCGGGCTTAGCAGCACTGTTGCGCTCGTACTTCCCTTCGCTTACTGCCGCACAGACAAAGAAGGTTATTATGCAATCGGGAGTGAAGGTGAATATGGATGTGCTCATCGGTGATGAACGCGGTGATGCGGCACCTAAGAAAGTGCCTTTTGCGGATCTTTCAACCACAGGCACTATCGTCAATGCGCGCAATGCAGTGATATTAGCAGCACAGCTGACAAAGACAAAGATGAAAAAGTAG
- a CDS encoding superoxide dismutase: MSFTLPKLPYAYDALEPHIDARTMEIHHTKHHNAYTTNLNAAINGTPLEGKTIEEILSTLDMNNAAVRNNGGGYYNHCLFWEVMSPNGGGVPSGELAAAIDAEFGSFQGFKEVFSKAAATRFGSGWAWLCVSKGGKLSVCSTPNQDNPLMPAINCAEGALPILALDVWEHAYYLNYQNRRPDYIEAFFNVINWDKVAELYQKGK; the protein is encoded by the coding sequence ATGTCATTTACATTACCTAAATTGCCGTATGCTTACGATGCCCTTGAGCCTCACATCGATGCTCGCACTATGGAAATACACCATACCAAGCATCACAATGCCTACACCACCAACCTCAATGCCGCCATCAATGGCACTCCGTTAGAGGGCAAAACCATTGAGGAAATCCTCTCCACCCTTGATATGAACAATGCTGCAGTGCGCAACAATGGGGGTGGCTATTACAATCACTGCCTCTTCTGGGAGGTGATGAGCCCTAATGGCGGCGGGGTACCCTCAGGCGAACTGGCTGCGGCTATTGATGCTGAGTTCGGCAGCTTCCAAGGTTTCAAAGAAGTCTTCTCCAAAGCTGCGGCTACGCGCTTCGGCTCGGGCTGGGCTTGGCTATGTGTGAGCAAAGGGGGCAAACTCTCTGTCTGCTCTACCCCTAATCAGGATAACCCGCTGATGCCCGCCATCAACTGCGCAGAAGGGGCACTGCCCATCTTAGCCTTGGACGTATGGGAACACGCTTATTACCTTAACTACCAGAACCGCCGCCCCGACTACATCGAGGCTTTCTTCAATGTTATCAATTGGGATAAGGTAGCGGAATTATACCAAAAAGGCAAATAA
- a CDS encoding peptidylprolyl isomerase — protein sequence MAVLEKIRSKTVFLIAIIGLALFAFVISDFIGRGKFSGGVPSAIGSVNGEDIPIGPFREQVENAQRQYAGAGSAWVAQQIWKQNVQQTLLNQQVEKLGLSVEKEQILAILEKSELGKDPNFTNEFGVFDANKFTAYIANIKSSNPQAYAQWKLQENAIVQETKMQMYFSLIGAGLGVTKAEAEIDYAQEKDMADINYVALPYNTIDDKSINVSDSEIEQYIKKHEKQFKQEAYRNIQYVVINERPSAEDIQKEKEATLQYLRPEIVFNAKTNKNDTIASFATVKNVREYVNRRSNVPFDSLFVKKSDLPVMYADTLFNLPIGKVFGPYEDGNTVKLSRMLAKEMNGAVNVSHILVAYEGSQGANPALKRTKEEAKARAEELLTQAKTPEANFDILAITSSDDPSVQRRGANLGYITKGQMVKPFEEFAFNNPAGTVGVVETDYGFHVIKVIDKVNTVQLATIVHNIEPSDKTINELFSKVTKFEMDVNEKPKEFGAIAKKSDLSVLRGDYLHINDDNIPGLGSNRPLVKWLFEKDTKIGDVKMFNSNSNYVVAQLVKKGEEGISSVADVRDIVKPILIKQKKAEILKGKAKGGNLEAIASANKTEVKTANGLTMKSAIIANEGREPRVVGAAFGLKQGTTSKPIEGERGVYVIKLNSLQVATPPINYRPYAKAIETQRLSGAIDEVLNALESTAKIKNNLSTFY from the coding sequence ATGGCAGTTCTTGAGAAAATTAGAAGTAAGACCGTTTTTTTGATAGCGATCATTGGGCTTGCCCTTTTCGCTTTTGTGATTTCAGATTTCATTGGTCGTGGGAAGTTTAGTGGCGGTGTTCCCTCTGCAATAGGGAGTGTAAATGGTGAGGATATCCCCATTGGTCCCTTCAGAGAGCAGGTAGAGAATGCTCAGCGCCAATATGCAGGTGCAGGAAGCGCTTGGGTAGCACAGCAGATTTGGAAACAGAATGTGCAACAGACGCTTCTCAACCAACAAGTGGAAAAATTAGGGCTGAGTGTGGAGAAAGAGCAAATACTCGCTATTCTTGAAAAATCGGAATTGGGCAAAGATCCTAATTTCACAAATGAGTTTGGTGTATTCGATGCTAATAAATTTACTGCGTATATAGCAAACATAAAATCATCAAATCCTCAGGCTTACGCTCAATGGAAGCTGCAAGAAAATGCTATCGTTCAAGAAACTAAAATGCAGATGTACTTTAGCTTGATCGGGGCGGGGTTAGGCGTTACCAAAGCTGAAGCTGAGATTGACTACGCTCAGGAGAAAGATATGGCAGACATCAACTACGTAGCCTTGCCATACAACACTATCGACGACAAAAGTATCAATGTAAGCGACAGTGAAATAGAGCAATATATTAAGAAGCACGAGAAGCAGTTCAAGCAAGAGGCTTACCGCAATATTCAATACGTAGTAATCAATGAGCGACCTTCAGCTGAAGATATCCAAAAGGAAAAAGAAGCTACTTTGCAATATCTACGCCCTGAGATCGTTTTCAATGCGAAGACAAACAAGAATGATACTATTGCAAGTTTTGCAACTGTGAAGAACGTACGTGAGTATGTAAACAGACGCTCGAATGTGCCCTTTGATTCCTTGTTTGTGAAAAAAAGCGATCTCCCCGTTATGTATGCTGATACGCTATTTAATCTGCCAATAGGCAAAGTTTTTGGTCCATACGAAGATGGTAACACCGTTAAACTCAGCCGTATGTTGGCTAAAGAAATGAACGGTGCTGTGAATGTAAGTCATATATTAGTAGCTTATGAAGGAAGCCAAGGGGCTAATCCAGCTCTTAAGCGCACTAAAGAGGAAGCTAAAGCACGTGCCGAGGAATTGCTCACTCAGGCAAAGACTCCTGAAGCAAACTTTGATATCTTAGCCATAACCAGCTCTGACGACCCAAGTGTACAACGCCGTGGTGCTAACTTAGGGTATATCACCAAAGGACAAATGGTAAAACCTTTTGAGGAGTTTGCTTTTAACAATCCAGCAGGCACTGTGGGAGTGGTAGAAACTGACTATGGATTCCACGTGATAAAAGTAATTGATAAGGTAAATACAGTACAACTGGCTACCATTGTACACAATATTGAACCTTCAGATAAAACCATTAACGAATTATTCTCAAAAGTAACTAAATTCGAAATGGATGTGAATGAAAAACCAAAAGAATTTGGTGCTATTGCCAAGAAATCTGACCTTTCAGTGCTCCGTGGGGATTATCTTCATATAAATGATGACAACATACCTGGCTTAGGTTCTAACCGCCCATTAGTAAAATGGCTGTTCGAAAAAGACACTAAGATAGGAGATGTAAAGATGTTCAACTCCAATAGTAACTATGTAGTTGCTCAATTAGTAAAGAAAGGAGAGGAAGGTATCAGCTCAGTAGCTGATGTACGCGATATTGTAAAACCTATTCTTATCAAGCAAAAGAAAGCTGAGATCTTGAAAGGGAAAGCAAAAGGTGGTAATTTAGAGGCAATTGCTTCAGCAAATAAGACCGAGGTTAAAACAGCTAATGGCTTAACAATGAAGAGTGCAATCATTGCAAACGAAGGTCGCGAACCTCGCGTAGTAGGGGCTGCTTTTGGTTTGAAACAAGGTACAACCTCTAAGCCTATCGAAGGAGAAAGAGGTGTGTATGTAATCAAACTTAACAGCCTACAAGTAGCTACCCCTCCTATCAACTATCGCCCTTATGCTAAGGCTATTGAAACTCAACGTCTATCAGGTGCTATTGACGAGGTACTCAACGCTCTTGAAAGTACTGCGAAAATCAAAAATAATCTAAGTACCTTCTATTAG
- the pdxH gene encoding pyridoxamine 5'-phosphate oxidase, with protein sequence MDLSDYRKTYNKQALLEGDAPENPMELFQRWFYDADESESVDEANAMSVATIGLDGFPKTRVVLLKQFTAEGFIFYTNYQSEKGRAIAANPHLCLSFFWAGLERQIIIKGIAEKVAEGTSDGYFASRPVGSQLGAMVSPQSEVVPSREYLEEKLHALEQVYADKEVPRPAYWGGFLVRPVSMEFWQGRPNRLHDRLRYTLTDTYDWIRERLAP encoded by the coding sequence GTGGATTTAAGCGATTACAGAAAGACTTACAATAAGCAGGCACTCTTAGAGGGTGATGCCCCTGAGAACCCTATGGAGCTATTTCAGCGGTGGTTTTATGATGCTGATGAGAGTGAGAGTGTAGATGAGGCAAACGCGATGTCAGTGGCAACTATCGGCTTAGATGGTTTTCCTAAAACGCGAGTGGTGTTGCTCAAGCAGTTTACTGCCGAGGGCTTTATCTTCTACACTAACTATCAAAGTGAGAAAGGGCGTGCTATTGCGGCAAATCCACATTTGTGCTTGTCGTTCTTCTGGGCAGGATTAGAGCGGCAGATCATCATCAAAGGGATTGCTGAGAAGGTGGCTGAAGGCACCTCCGATGGTTATTTTGCTTCGCGCCCTGTGGGTAGCCAGCTGGGGGCAATGGTCTCACCCCAAAGTGAGGTAGTGCCTTCACGGGAATACTTAGAAGAAAAGCTCCACGCCTTAGAGCAAGTCTACGCCGATAAGGAAGTGCCTCGCCCAGCCTATTGGGGAGGGTTCTTAGTGCGCCCTGTGTCAATGGAGTTCTGGCAAGGACGCCCTAATCGCTTGCACGACCGCCTGCGGTATACCCTCACTGACACTTACGATTGGATAAGAGAACGCTTAGCACCTTAA